One stretch of Cellulomonas wangsupingiae DNA includes these proteins:
- a CDS encoding fluoride efflux transporter FluC, which produces MIVLLALAGGLGAAARYVVDAAVVRRLPTSVPVGTAVVNVTACLLLGALTGWTLRGSGPDALHAVLGVGFLGGYSTFSTASVEAARLLLVGRGRAAVIHAVMMLLACLAAAVAGLALTGP; this is translated from the coding sequence GTGATCGTCCTGCTCGCGCTCGCGGGCGGCCTGGGGGCCGCCGCCCGGTACGTGGTCGACGCGGCCGTCGTGCGCCGCCTGCCGACGTCCGTGCCGGTGGGGACCGCCGTCGTCAACGTGACGGCCTGCCTGCTGCTCGGCGCGCTCACGGGGTGGACGCTGCGCGGGTCCGGCCCCGACGCGCTCCACGCGGTGCTCGGCGTCGGGTTCCTCGGCGGGTACTCGACGTTCAGCACCGCGAGCGTCGAGGCCGCCCGCCTGCTCCTCGTCGGCCGCGGGCGGGCCGCCGTCATCCACGCGGTGATGATGCTGCTGGCGTGCCTGGCGGCCGCCGTGGCCGGCCTCGCGCTGACGGGCCCCTGA
- a CDS encoding ABC transporter ATP-binding protein, with amino-acid sequence MTTTADDVRPTLRGLGRRWRQRREAAGHLRRLLPYAGPGLVTATLAVHVVAGAAPVAFMAGTGFALQRVVTGEPATGWLAVALVAFVVQQLLAPVQLVLSRKVQRRVDAACIERLTSFAFHGATLAGLERSDVADRLAQAEEAFEQWTLTPGAALEGALALTARYVQLVGALVLLVVVVGPGAAVAAAVVALVARLGQTEGFFRWGRLIRSFGPLRRRVTYVRELATGTRAAKEIRTLGLVGWLEDRYVTENRAVLEPTWRWRREVYGAPFVGYALVAAVGSVLALLLVARSGADVAAVSIAVQAVVLCGRFGVMFPESDVKLVYGRGAWEAMLELEAAARRTGTPAAAGGAVVRPVRQIALRDVRFAYRPDHPVLDGLDLELPVGTSTALVGVNGAGKTTLVKVLTGMYAPDAGAVLVDGTDLRGIDPDAWQRTFAATFQDFLRYELTLRENVAMGAITHVDDDEGVTAELRRVGLGEWLDGLSQGLDTPLTRAVPGGRDLSGGQWQRVALARSLFAVRHGAGVLVLDEPTAQLDARGEAEFYDTFLELTRGVTSLVISHRFSTVRRADRIVVLDGGRVTEAGTHSELVALGGAYAQMFEVQARRFADEPARPLGTTTDDHVEVAP; translated from the coding sequence GTGACGACGACCGCCGACGACGTCCGGCCCACGCTGCGGGGCCTCGGCCGTCGGTGGCGGCAGCGCCGGGAGGCCGCGGGGCACCTGCGGCGCCTGCTCCCGTACGCCGGGCCGGGGCTCGTCACCGCCACGCTCGCCGTGCACGTCGTGGCCGGTGCGGCGCCCGTGGCGTTCATGGCGGGCACCGGGTTCGCGCTGCAGCGCGTCGTCACCGGCGAGCCGGCCACCGGCTGGCTCGCGGTCGCGCTCGTCGCGTTCGTCGTGCAGCAGCTGCTCGCACCCGTGCAGCTCGTCCTGTCCCGCAAGGTGCAGCGACGCGTCGACGCCGCGTGCATCGAGCGGCTGACGTCGTTCGCGTTCCACGGCGCGACGCTCGCGGGGCTCGAGCGGTCCGACGTCGCCGACCGTCTCGCGCAGGCCGAGGAGGCGTTCGAGCAGTGGACGCTCACCCCGGGTGCCGCCCTGGAGGGTGCCCTGGCGCTGACCGCCCGGTACGTGCAGCTGGTGGGTGCCCTGGTGCTCCTCGTCGTCGTCGTCGGGCCGGGCGCGGCGGTGGCCGCCGCGGTGGTGGCCCTGGTCGCGCGCCTCGGGCAGACCGAGGGGTTCTTCCGGTGGGGCCGGCTGATCCGCTCGTTCGGCCCGCTGCGCCGCCGCGTGACGTACGTGCGCGAGCTGGCCACCGGCACGCGTGCGGCCAAGGAGATCCGCACGCTGGGCCTCGTCGGGTGGCTCGAGGACCGGTACGTCACCGAGAACCGTGCCGTGCTGGAGCCGACGTGGCGGTGGCGCCGCGAGGTCTACGGCGCGCCCTTCGTCGGGTACGCGCTGGTCGCCGCGGTGGGGTCCGTCCTCGCGCTGCTGCTGGTCGCACGGTCGGGGGCGGACGTCGCGGCCGTGAGCATCGCCGTCCAGGCCGTCGTGCTCTGCGGCCGGTTCGGCGTGATGTTCCCCGAGTCCGACGTCAAGCTCGTCTACGGCCGTGGCGCGTGGGAGGCGATGCTCGAGCTGGAGGCCGCCGCGCGCCGCACGGGCACCCCGGCGGCCGCCGGTGGCGCCGTCGTCCGCCCGGTCCGGCAGATCGCGCTGCGGGACGTCCGGTTCGCCTACCGCCCGGACCACCCGGTGCTCGACGGGCTCGACCTCGAGCTGCCCGTCGGCACGTCCACCGCGCTCGTCGGCGTCAACGGCGCCGGCAAGACGACGCTCGTCAAGGTCCTCACCGGCATGTACGCCCCGGACGCGGGTGCGGTGCTCGTCGACGGCACCGATCTGCGCGGCATCGACCCGGACGCCTGGCAGCGTACGTTCGCGGCGACGTTCCAGGACTTCCTGCGCTACGAGCTGACGCTGCGCGAGAACGTCGCGATGGGCGCGATCACGCACGTCGACGACGACGAGGGCGTGACCGCCGAGCTGCGGCGCGTGGGGCTGGGCGAGTGGCTCGACGGGCTGTCGCAGGGCCTGGACACGCCCCTGACGCGGGCGGTGCCCGGCGGGCGCGACCTGTCGGGCGGGCAGTGGCAGCGCGTCGCCCTCGCGCGCTCGCTGTTCGCCGTGCGGCACGGCGCGGGGGTCCTGGTGCTCGACGAGCCGACCGCGCAGCTCGACGCACGCGGTGAGGCGGAGTTCTACGACACGTTCCTCGAGCTCACGCGCGGCGTGACGAGCCTGGTGATCTCGCACCGGTTCTCGACCGTGCGCCGCGCGGACCGGATCGTCGTCCTCGACGGCGGCCGCGTCACGGAGGCCGGCACGCACTCCGAGCTGGTCGCCCTGGGCGGCGCGTACGCGCAGATGTTCGAGGTGCAGGCACGGCGGTTCGCGGACGAGCCCGCACGGCCCCTCGGCACGACGACCGACGACCACGTGGAGGTGGCGCCGTGA
- a CDS encoding fluoride efflux transporter FluC — MDADAVPGPAAPVTTTPPADAPVVPPLPAALLVAAGGTVGVLARALLGQAVATAPDGWPWVTLGINVAGSCALGVLLAVLQRGPDVGRRRAVRLAVGTGVLGGFTTYSTFALDVVGLVEGGRVAAGVAYALVSVTAGVGAAVVGLVLGARVRRPGAVARAGGAA; from the coding sequence ATGGACGCGGACGCGGTGCCCGGGCCTGCCGCGCCGGTGACGACGACACCGCCCGCGGACGCCCCGGTGGTGCCGCCGCTGCCCGCCGCCCTGCTGGTCGCGGCCGGGGGGACCGTCGGCGTGCTGGCCCGCGCGCTCCTCGGTCAGGCCGTCGCGACGGCACCGGACGGCTGGCCGTGGGTCACCCTCGGGATCAACGTCGCCGGGTCGTGCGCTCTCGGTGTCCTGCTGGCCGTCCTGCAGCGCGGCCCCGACGTCGGCCGCCGCCGGGCGGTGCGGCTGGCGGTCGGCACGGGCGTGCTCGGCGGGTTCACGACGTACAGCACGTTCGCGCTCGACGTCGTCGGGCTCGTCGAGGGCGGCCGGGTGGCCGCGGGCGTCGCGTACGCCCTGGTCAGCGTCACGGCCGGGGTGGGCGCGGCAGTCGTCGGCCTGGTGCTGGGCGCGCGGGTGCGGCGTCCCGGTGCCGTCGCGCGCGCCGGGGGAGCCGCGTGA
- a CDS encoding putative bifunctional diguanylate cyclase/phosphodiesterase → MAPPSTRTGTSDVLVRTTAFLFMVGGVAAALLAADVVLSGDRRGGVLLLLAVAAALTGPALLAAGPRIPTRTVGVGVLVGAGLLGAGTTLAPSLTLALASASLAMLVAVESMLFLRPRDAWVVVGLASAWQVLPLLVVHDVPPRVCAAYVVLWCGVAGAMGVLARYASTAGIDPLTGLADRRSWDSGLEQAIDRCRRRGVPLSLALIDIDHFKHVNDTQGHAAGDDLLRATADAWRAVEVPGMVLGRRGGDEFAALLPGRTGAEALTVADRLCRAVPTAASAGVAEHADGETAAEVLRRTDASLYAAKAAGRGRTVLSERRRHRLADDLAHALAAGGLRVELQPVVDLPTGTVSGVEALARWDHPWFGPVPPAEFVAAAEEAGLIDELGAAVLALACADAHVLQDAWGSAVHLGVNVSGRELTEQGYADRLLRALEAAHWPVTQFVLEVTESVVEASGPAALRALRTLRAAGVLVAIDDFGTGFSSLSRLDELPADLLKLDRSFLTSLTTSTRRTVMVRALLGLCADLDMLVVAEGVETAEQAALLEELGCRAAQGYHYGAPQPVAVLAAHPWQAPPPGRAPVASGG, encoded by the coding sequence GTGGCCCCACCGTCGACGCGCACCGGCACGTCGGACGTCCTCGTGCGCACGACCGCCTTCCTCTTCATGGTCGGCGGCGTCGCCGCGGCGCTCCTGGCCGCCGACGTCGTCCTGTCCGGCGACCGGCGGGGTGGTGTGCTGCTCCTGCTCGCGGTCGCGGCCGCCCTGACGGGACCCGCGCTGCTGGCCGCCGGCCCGCGGATCCCCACCCGCACCGTCGGCGTCGGGGTCCTCGTCGGGGCCGGCCTGCTGGGTGCCGGGACGACGCTCGCGCCGTCGCTCACCCTCGCGCTGGCGTCGGCGTCGCTGGCGATGCTCGTCGCGGTGGAGTCCATGCTGTTCCTGCGGCCGCGGGACGCGTGGGTGGTGGTCGGGCTCGCCAGCGCGTGGCAGGTCCTGCCGCTGCTGGTCGTGCACGACGTGCCGCCGCGCGTGTGCGCCGCGTACGTCGTCCTGTGGTGCGGCGTCGCCGGCGCGATGGGGGTGCTCGCGCGGTACGCGTCCACGGCGGGCATCGACCCGCTGACCGGGCTGGCCGACCGGCGCAGCTGGGACTCAGGGCTCGAGCAGGCGATCGACCGGTGCCGGCGCCGGGGCGTGCCGCTGTCGCTCGCGCTCATCGACATCGACCACTTCAAGCACGTCAACGACACGCAGGGCCACGCCGCGGGCGACGACCTGCTGCGCGCCACCGCCGACGCGTGGCGCGCGGTCGAGGTACCGGGCATGGTGCTGGGCCGCCGGGGCGGCGACGAGTTCGCCGCGCTGCTGCCGGGCCGGACCGGCGCCGAGGCGCTGACCGTCGCCGACCGGCTCTGCCGGGCCGTCCCGACCGCCGCCTCCGCCGGGGTGGCCGAGCACGCCGACGGCGAGACGGCCGCCGAGGTCCTGCGGCGCACGGACGCGTCGCTGTACGCGGCGAAGGCGGCCGGGCGCGGCCGCACCGTGCTCTCCGAGCGACGCCGGCACCGCCTGGCCGACGACCTCGCGCACGCCCTCGCCGCCGGCGGGCTGCGCGTCGAGCTGCAGCCGGTCGTCGACCTGCCGACCGGCACCGTCAGCGGCGTGGAGGCGCTGGCGCGGTGGGACCACCCCTGGTTCGGTCCCGTGCCGCCCGCGGAGTTCGTCGCCGCCGCGGAGGAGGCCGGGCTCATCGACGAGCTCGGCGCGGCGGTGCTGGCGCTGGCCTGCGCCGACGCGCACGTGCTGCAGGACGCCTGGGGCTCGGCCGTGCACCTGGGGGTGAACGTCTCCGGGCGCGAGCTGACCGAGCAGGGCTACGCCGACCGCCTGCTGCGGGCGCTGGAGGCGGCGCACTGGCCCGTCACGCAGTTCGTCCTGGAGGTGACGGAGAGCGTCGTGGAGGCGTCCGGGCCGGCGGCGCTGCGCGCCCTGCGCACCCTGCGGGCTGCGGGTGTGCTCGTCGCGATCGACGACTTCGGCACCGGCTTCTCGTCGCTGAGCCGCCTCGACGAGCTGCCGGCCGACCTCCTCAAGCTCGACCGGTCCTTCCTCACGTCGCTGACGACGTCGACGCGTCGCACCGTCATGGTCCGTGCCCTGCTGGGGCTGTGCGCCGACCTCGACATGCTCGTCGTCGCCGAGGGCGTCGAGACGGCGGAGCAGGCCGCGCTGCTCGAGGAGCTGGGGTGCCGCGCCGCGCAGGGGTACCACTACGGGGCGCCGCAGCCCGTCGCCGTGCTCGCCGCGCACCCGTGGCAGGCGCCCCCGCCCGGCCGCGCGCCGGTAGCGTCCGGGGGATGA
- a CDS encoding class I SAM-dependent methyltransferase encodes MSAPRDRWNHNLHYHPLVLDAVPAHARTALDVGTGDGLLAADLRRRVPHVVGIDLDADVLTRARAAGDDVAWIQGDALEAPFPAGSFDVVASIAVLHHLPDLADGLRRLSTLVAPGGVLVDVGMARSVGWRDAPWEVAGVVQHQVLRRTRTYWEHTAPTLWPCPHTYAQVRDIAREVLPGARWRRLPLWRYALVWTKDPGTD; translated from the coding sequence GTGAGCGCGCCCCGGGACCGGTGGAACCACAACCTCCACTACCACCCCCTCGTCCTCGACGCGGTCCCCGCGCACGCCCGCACGGCGCTCGACGTGGGGACGGGTGACGGCCTGCTGGCCGCCGACCTGCGCCGTCGCGTGCCGCACGTCGTCGGCATCGACCTGGACGCCGACGTGCTGACCCGCGCCCGCGCGGCGGGGGACGACGTCGCGTGGATCCAGGGCGACGCCCTGGAGGCACCGTTCCCGGCGGGGTCGTTCGACGTCGTCGCGTCGATCGCGGTCCTGCACCACCTGCCCGACCTCGCCGACGGACTGCGACGCCTGTCGACGCTGGTCGCGCCGGGCGGCGTGCTCGTCGACGTCGGCATGGCCCGGTCGGTGGGCTGGCGGGACGCGCCCTGGGAGGTCGCCGGGGTCGTGCAGCACCAGGTGCTGCGCCGCACCCGCACCTACTGGGAGCACACGGCACCGACGCTCTGGCCCTGCCCCCACACGTACGCGCAGGTGCGGGACATCGCCCGGGAGGTGCTGCCCGGCGCCCGCTGGCGGCGACTGCCGCTGTGGCGGTACGCGCTCGTGTGGACGAAGGACCCTGGCACGGACTGA
- a CDS encoding cellulose binding domain-containing protein has translation MRLRTPTTRLRAVLAACAAALVLGGVTGPASALPAPAAPGGALPAAATAGCGSAPRLSTGNHTITSSGQQRQFRLDVPANYDPNKQYRLVLGIHWWHGTSQDVVNENFYGLKPLANNSTIFVAPQGIDNAWPNTGGRDVTFIDDILRTVEAALCVDTTQRFSTGFSYGGGMSNALACARATVFRAVAVLNGAQLSGCEGGTQPIAYLGSHGVVDSVLNISQGRALRDRALRNNGCQAQNAPEPAGNSGQPHTKTTYQCRDGYPVVWIANDSDHQWAAVDRGKQQSHVPGEIWQFFTSLTSPTPSPTPTPTPTPTPTPTPTPTPTPTPTPTPTPTPTPTPTPPPTGGCTATYRTVNSWPGGFQGEVTVRAGAATTGWSVSWRTAGERVEQVWNGTSALQGDLVVVGNVTWNGALPAGGTATFGFLGSGSAPSPQLSCTTTPAGAIRARRPGAAPVSGDRRVAPTW, from the coding sequence GTGCGACTCCGAACCCCGACCACACGTCTCAGAGCCGTGCTCGCGGCCTGCGCCGCAGCGCTCGTCCTCGGCGGCGTCACCGGCCCCGCGTCGGCGCTGCCCGCGCCCGCGGCCCCGGGCGGCGCCCTCCCGGCAGCCGCCACCGCCGGCTGCGGCAGCGCCCCGCGCCTGAGCACCGGCAACCACACGATCACCAGCAGCGGCCAGCAGCGTCAGTTCCGGCTCGACGTGCCCGCCAACTACGACCCGAACAAGCAGTACCGCCTCGTCCTCGGGATCCACTGGTGGCACGGCACGTCCCAGGACGTCGTCAACGAGAACTTCTACGGCCTGAAGCCGCTGGCGAACAACAGCACGATCTTCGTCGCGCCCCAGGGCATCGACAACGCGTGGCCGAACACCGGCGGGCGCGACGTCACGTTCATCGACGACATCCTGCGGACCGTCGAGGCGGCCCTGTGCGTCGACACCACGCAGCGGTTCTCCACCGGGTTCAGCTACGGCGGCGGCATGAGCAACGCGCTGGCCTGCGCCCGTGCGACCGTCTTCCGCGCCGTCGCCGTCCTCAACGGCGCGCAGCTGTCCGGCTGCGAGGGCGGCACGCAGCCCATCGCGTACCTCGGGTCGCACGGCGTCGTCGACAGCGTCCTCAACATCTCCCAGGGCCGCGCCCTGCGGGACCGCGCGCTGCGCAACAACGGCTGCCAGGCGCAGAACGCGCCCGAGCCGGCAGGCAACAGCGGCCAGCCGCACACCAAGACGACCTACCAGTGCCGCGACGGCTACCCGGTCGTGTGGATCGCCAACGACAGCGACCACCAGTGGGCCGCCGTGGACCGCGGCAAGCAGCAGTCGCACGTGCCCGGGGAGATCTGGCAGTTCTTCACGTCGCTGACGTCCCCGACGCCGTCACCCACCCCGACGCCCACGCCCACGCCGACCCCCACGCCGACCCCGACGCCCACACCCACACCCACGCCCACCCCGACCCCGACGCCCACGCCCACCCCGACGCCGACCCCGCCGCCCACGGGTGGCTGCACGGCGACGTACCGGACGGTGAACTCGTGGCCCGGCGGCTTCCAGGGTGAGGTCACCGTGCGTGCCGGTGCCGCGACGACCGGCTGGAGCGTGAGCTGGCGCACCGCCGGCGAGCGCGTCGAGCAGGTGTGGAACGGCACGTCCGCACTGCAGGGCGACCTCGTCGTGGTCGGCAACGTCACCTGGAACGGCGCACTGCCGGCCGGCGGTACGGCGACCTTCGGCTTCCTCGGGAGCGGCAGCGCGCCGAGCCCGCAGCTGAGCTGCACCACCACCCCGGCCGGTGCGATCCGTGCACGCCGGCCGGGGGCCGCCCCGGTGTCCGGGGACCGGCGGGTCGCGCCGACCTGGTGA
- a CDS encoding SDR family oxidoreductase yields the protein MSEDLQGRTAVVTGVSRRRGIGFAVASRLARAGASLFVQHWAPHDADQPWGADDVDAVLGALEAELVPGARLASTSLDLAAPTAGEELVERGADALGHLDVLVCNHARSGGDGPLAEQTAASLDAHWAVNTRSTILATKAFAARHDGRPGGRVVWMTSGQALGPMPHEIAYAASKAALAGLTASVADDLVARGIVLNTVNPGPVNTGYLDVDTADRPPEVLDAVLAHFPGGRFGEPDDPARLIAWLVSDAGRWVVGQVLSTEGGFRRW from the coding sequence ATGAGCGAGGACCTGCAGGGCCGGACCGCTGTCGTCACCGGGGTGAGCCGCCGCCGCGGCATCGGGTTCGCGGTCGCGTCGCGGCTGGCCCGCGCGGGCGCGTCCCTGTTCGTGCAGCACTGGGCTCCGCACGACGCGGACCAGCCGTGGGGCGCCGACGACGTCGACGCCGTGCTCGGTGCGCTCGAGGCGGAGCTCGTCCCCGGGGCGCGACTCGCGTCGACCAGCCTGGACCTCGCCGCGCCCACCGCGGGCGAGGAGCTCGTGGAGCGCGGCGCCGACGCCCTCGGGCACCTCGACGTGCTGGTCTGCAACCACGCGCGCAGCGGCGGCGACGGCCCGCTGGCGGAGCAGACGGCCGCGAGCCTCGACGCGCACTGGGCGGTCAACACGCGCTCGACGATCCTGGCGACCAAGGCCTTCGCCGCCCGGCACGACGGCCGTCCCGGCGGGCGCGTCGTGTGGATGACCTCGGGCCAGGCGCTGGGACCCATGCCGCACGAGATCGCGTACGCCGCGTCGAAGGCGGCGCTGGCGGGGCTGACCGCGTCCGTGGCCGACGACCTCGTCGCGCGCGGCATCGTGCTCAACACCGTGAACCCGGGCCCGGTGAACACCGGCTACCTCGACGTCGACACCGCCGACCGCCCGCCCGAGGTGCTCGACGCCGTCCTCGCGCACTTTCCCGGCGGGCGGTTCGGTGAGCCGGACGACCCGGCACGGCTCATCGCCTGGCTCGTGTCCGACGCCGGACGGTGGGTCGTCGGGCAGGTGCTGTCGACCGAGGGCGGCTTCCGCCGCTGGTGA
- a CDS encoding GNAT family N-acetyltransferase gives MTTQDTPDTAPGLDATRYRFTADPADVDRATVHRWLSEHSYWAHGRARAVQDAALDGSLCFGVLERATGRQVAFARVVTDGATFAWLCDVFVEESERGNGVGTGLVAGVVAHLERLGLGRVLLATADAHGLYERFDFTPLPQPTRYMVRTREQQLDPPAR, from the coding sequence ATGACGACGCAGGACACGCCCGACACGGCCCCGGGCCTCGACGCCACGCGCTACCGGTTCACGGCGGACCCCGCCGACGTCGACCGTGCGACCGTGCACCGCTGGCTGTCCGAGCACTCGTACTGGGCGCACGGGCGCGCGCGGGCCGTGCAGGACGCCGCGCTCGACGGGTCGCTGTGCTTCGGCGTCCTCGAGCGGGCGACCGGGCGGCAGGTCGCGTTCGCGCGGGTCGTCACCGACGGGGCGACGTTCGCGTGGCTGTGCGACGTGTTCGTCGAGGAGTCGGAGCGCGGGAACGGCGTGGGGACCGGGCTCGTCGCGGGCGTCGTCGCGCACCTCGAGCGGCTCGGGCTCGGGCGCGTCCTGCTGGCCACCGCGGACGCGCACGGGCTGTACGAGCGGTTCGACTTCACGCCGCTGCCGCAGCCGACGCGGTACATGGTGCGCACGCGCGAGCAGCAGCTCGACCCGCCGGCCCGGTAG
- a CDS encoding ABC transporter ATP-binding protein translates to MNEVLFCVGRLLAIAWRLDRRRLLVGAGLLVAGSVATPLVAVAAGRVVDAALAGAGSTAAVWAVVAGLALTGELMLGHFAHLSYFALAELTEERFNRDLVRLVNGTDHLDRTDDPAFADRVDLLRQDVMQVRTTVQSGLQLGATAVQVLLTALVLSTVSPWLLLLAVVAVVPVLLGRRAETELEQVREAQAPTTRGIRHLRRLATSPASQKEIRLSGGADFLLARQRVLLERYDEAMTRADVRYAALRTAGQLVFGLGYVAAVVGVFALAGQGRASAGDVVVTVTLATQLSVQMATGIALLGSVHRAAVGLRRFLAFEAEVATSVAPSTGVTVPDRTGDGIRLVGVTFRYPDADADALSDVDLHLPAGTSVALVGENGAGKSTLLKLLTGLYRPTAGRVVVEGVDLADAEPAAWRARTAALFQDLARVELSLQHSVGLGHLPDVDSPDAVTTATDRAGVAALAAEVGHDGVLGTGYADGRDLSGGQWQGVGFARTLMRTDPLLLVLDEPASALDAMAEQRLVDAYREVAAEVAATVGGVTLFVTHRMSTVRLADLVVVLDHGRVVEQGTHDGLVAAGGRYADLWAMQSRAYAAAAD, encoded by the coding sequence GTGAACGAGGTCCTGTTCTGCGTGGGTCGGCTGCTGGCGATCGCGTGGCGGCTCGACAGGCGGCGCCTGCTCGTCGGGGCGGGGCTCCTCGTCGCGGGGTCGGTCGCGACGCCGCTGGTCGCGGTGGCGGCCGGGCGCGTCGTCGACGCCGCGCTCGCGGGCGCGGGGTCCACCGCGGCGGTGTGGGCGGTCGTCGCGGGTCTCGCGCTGACGGGCGAGCTCATGCTCGGCCACTTCGCGCACCTGTCGTACTTCGCGCTGGCCGAGCTCACCGAGGAACGCTTCAACCGCGACCTCGTCCGGCTGGTCAACGGCACCGACCATCTCGACCGGACCGACGACCCCGCCTTCGCGGACCGCGTCGACCTGCTCCGGCAGGACGTCATGCAGGTGCGCACGACCGTCCAGTCGGGCCTGCAGCTCGGGGCGACGGCGGTGCAGGTCCTGCTCACGGCCCTCGTGCTGAGCACGGTCTCGCCGTGGCTGCTGCTGCTCGCGGTCGTGGCCGTGGTGCCCGTGCTGCTGGGCCGTCGGGCGGAGACCGAGCTCGAGCAGGTCCGCGAGGCGCAGGCGCCCACGACCCGCGGCATCCGGCACCTGCGGCGGCTCGCGACGAGCCCGGCGTCGCAGAAGGAGATCCGCCTCAGCGGCGGCGCCGACTTCCTGCTCGCGCGCCAGCGCGTCCTGCTCGAGCGGTACGACGAGGCCATGACGCGTGCCGACGTGCGCTACGCGGCGCTGCGCACCGCGGGGCAGCTCGTGTTCGGGCTCGGGTACGTCGCCGCGGTGGTCGGGGTGTTCGCGCTCGCGGGGCAGGGCCGCGCCAGCGCAGGCGACGTCGTCGTGACCGTCACGCTCGCCACGCAGCTCAGCGTGCAGATGGCGACGGGCATCGCGCTGCTCGGCTCCGTGCACCGCGCGGCCGTCGGGCTGCGCCGGTTCCTCGCGTTCGAGGCCGAGGTGGCGACGTCCGTCGCGCCGTCGACGGGCGTGACCGTCCCCGACCGCACGGGCGACGGCATCCGTCTCGTCGGGGTGACGTTCCGTTACCCCGACGCGGACGCCGACGCGCTGAGCGACGTCGACCTGCACCTGCCCGCCGGGACGTCCGTCGCGCTGGTGGGGGAGAACGGGGCGGGCAAGAGCACGTTGCTCAAGCTCCTGACCGGTCTGTACCGCCCGACCGCCGGGCGGGTCGTCGTCGAGGGCGTCGACCTCGCGGACGCCGAGCCCGCCGCGTGGCGCGCACGCACCGCCGCGCTGTTCCAGGACCTCGCGCGCGTCGAGCTGTCCCTGCAGCACAGCGTGGGGCTGGGGCACCTCCCGGACGTCGACTCGCCCGACGCCGTCACCACCGCCACCGACCGCGCGGGCGTGGCGGCCCTCGCCGCCGAGGTCGGCCACGACGGCGTGCTGGGCACCGGCTACGCCGACGGCCGCGACCTGTCGGGCGGGCAGTGGCAGGGCGTCGGCTTCGCGCGCACGCTCATGCGCACGGACCCGCTGCTGCTCGTGCTCGACGAGCCCGCGTCCGCCCTCGACGCCATGGCCGAGCAGCGCCTGGTCGACGCCTACCGCGAGGTCGCCGCGGAGGTCGCCGCCACGGTCGGCGGCGTCACCCTGTTCGTCACGCACCGCATGTCGACGGTGCGCCTCGCGGACCTCGTCGTGGTCCTCGACCACGGGCGCGTCGTCGAGCAGGGCACGCACGACGGGCTCGTCGCCGCGGGCGGCCGGTACGCCGACCTGTGGGCGATGCAGTCGCGCGCCTACGCCGCGGCGGCCGACTGA
- a CDS encoding cellulose binding domain-containing protein, protein MPHVTARARGARLSLVTLALALAVAVGVPTSASSVAPTAPAPSPATSTLPTPRPAGACQATYRTIASWPGGYVAEVTVFSSNAISAWSVTWSTGGGAVQQVWGGTLTSPFAVVQNAAWNGDVPAGGTATFGVYGTGPTVTPFVTCTA, encoded by the coding sequence ATGCCTCACGTCACCGCACGAGCTCGCGGCGCGCGCCTGTCCCTCGTGACGCTCGCGCTCGCTCTGGCGGTCGCGGTCGGCGTCCCGACGTCGGCCTCGTCCGTCGCGCCCACGGCCCCGGCACCGAGCCCGGCGACCTCGACGCTGCCCACCCCGCGCCCCGCCGGGGCCTGCCAGGCGACCTACCGGACCATCGCGTCGTGGCCCGGCGGCTACGTGGCCGAGGTCACCGTGTTCAGCAGCAACGCCATCTCCGCCTGGAGCGTCACCTGGTCGACGGGCGGTGGCGCCGTCCAGCAGGTGTGGGGCGGGACGCTGACGAGCCCGTTCGCCGTCGTGCAGAACGCGGCGTGGAACGGTGACGTGCCGGCGGGCGGCACGGCGACCTTCGGGGTCTACGGCACGGGACCGACTGTGACGCCGTTCGTCACCTGCACGGCCTGA